A DNA window from Odocoileus virginianus isolate 20LAN1187 ecotype Illinois unplaced genomic scaffold, Ovbor_1.2 Unplaced_Contig_2, whole genome shotgun sequence contains the following coding sequences:
- the RHO gene encoding rhodopsin translates to MNGTEGPNFYVPFSNKTGVVRSPFEAPQYYLAEPWQFSMLAAYMFMLIVLGFPINFLTLYVTVQHKKLRTPLNYILLNLAVADLFMVFGGFTTTLYTSLHGYFIFGPTGCNLEGFFATLGGEIALWSLVVLAIERYVVVCKPMSNFRFGENHAIMGVAFTWVMALACAAPPLVGWSRYIPEGMQCSCGIDYYTLKPEVNNESFVIYMFVVHFTIPLIIIFFCYGQLVFTVKEAAAQQQESATTQKAEKEVTRMVIIMVIAFLICWVPYAGVAFYIFTHQGSDFGPIFMTLPAFFAKSAAVYNPVIYIMMNKQFRNCMLTTLCCGKNPLGDDEASTTVSKTETSQVAPA, encoded by the exons ATGAACGGCACGGAGGGCCCGAACTTCTACGTGCCTTTCTCCAACAAGACGGGCGTGGTGCGCAGCCCCTTTGAGGCCCCACAGTACTACCTGGCCGAGCCGTGGCAGTTCTCCATGCTGGCCGCCTACATGTTCATGCTGATCGTGCTCGGCTTCCCCATCAACTTCCTCACGCTCTACGTCACGGTCCAGCACAAGAAGCTGCGCACGCCCCTCAACTACATCCTGCTGAACCTGGCCGTGGCCGACCTCTTCATGGTCTTCGGGGGCTTCACCACGACCCTCTACACCTCTCTGCACGGATACTTCATCTTCGGGCCCACGGGCTGCAACCTGGAAGGCTTCTTTGCCACCCTGGGCG GTGAAATCGCCCTGTGGTCCTTGGTGGTCCTGGCCATCGAGCGGTACGTGGTGGTGTGCAAGCCCATGAGCAACTTCCGCTTCGGGGAGAACCACGCCATCATGGGCGTTGCCTTCACCTGGGTCATGGCCCTGGCCTGCGCCGCGCCCCCCCTTGTCGGCTGGTCCAG GTACATCCCGGAAGGCATGCAGTGCTCATGTGGGATTGACTACTACACGCTCAAGCCGGAGGTCAACAATGAGTCGTTTGTCATCTACATGTTCGTGGTCCACTTCACCATCCCCCTGATCATCATATTCTTCTGCTATGGGCAGCTGGTGTTCACTGTCAAGGAG GCGGCTGCCCAGCAACAGGAGTCGGCTACCACTCAGAAGGCCGAGAAGGAGGTCACCCGCATGGTTATCATCATGGTTATCGCTTTCCTGATCTGCTGGGTGCCCTACGCCGGGGTGGCATTCTACATCTTCACCCATCAGGGCTCTGACTTCGGCCCCATCTTCATGACCCTCCCGGCTTTCTTTGCCAAGTCTGCCGCCGTCTACAACCCCGTCATCTACATCATGATGAACAAGCAG TTCCGGAACTGCATGCTCACCACCCTCTGCTGTGGCAAGAACCCACTGGGTGACGACGAGGCCTCCACCACTGTCTCCAAGACAGAGACCAGCCAGGTGGCGCCTGCCTAA